Proteins from one Impatiens glandulifera chromosome 2, dImpGla2.1, whole genome shotgun sequence genomic window:
- the LOC124925625 gene encoding L10-interacting MYB domain-containing protein-like isoform X2 translates to MLFDGLPFSGTSNAQMDSESKQERLRTRWTPALDKVFADLVVEQFQEGNRTNTVFDKKTWTRIRDEFNKRTDLNFNNKQLRKHLDVLRMRYDSVKSSFMRNNFVLEDATSVGFDLWDDLGAQPKPGGSTKIKDCPIYEQLCLIFADSGADGKYAQSSHFEDLEKLTANGDSCQENGTPVSKNLPLIKYEPGSTCAVQSIMKIVLDRKRKRLSENGYSSEQTKKNGETYGSMAKAMMDMVAASKSIPVAMAKKQESKFSITNCVKLLDEMEGVEPPLYFAALDLFEDPVLRETFLSLNSNILRLNWVRAKCYHHHRFTTNLWK, encoded by the exons ATGTTGTTTGATGGTCTGCCTTTCTCAG GCACCTCGAATGCACAAATGGATAGTGAATCCAAGCAAGAGAGACTAAGGACAAGATGGACACCAGCCCTCGATAAAGTATTTGCAGATTTGGTGGTTGAGCAATTTCAAGAGGGCAATAGGACAAACACTGTTTTCGACAAGAAAACATGGACACGCATTCGCGATGAGTTCAATAAGCGCACAGATCTCAATTTCAACAACAAACAGCTAAGGAAACACCTAGATGTCTTGCGTATGCGCTACGACAGTGTGAAGTCTTCCTTCATGAGGAATAACTTTGTTCTGGAGGACGCCACATCTGTTGGTTTTGATTTATGGGATGACCTAGGG GCACAACCAAAGCCGGGGGGTTCAACCAAGATCAAAGACTGTCCTATATATGAGCAGTTATGCTTAATATTTGCAGACTCTGGTGCTGATGGAAAATATGCCCAGTCGAGTCATTTTGAGGATCTGGAAAAATTAACTGCCAATGGAGACTCGTGTCAAGAAAATGGAACCCCTGTTTCAAAAAATCTgcctttaataaaatatgagccagGTAGTACTTGTGCAGTGCAGAGTATTATGAAGATTGTACTGGATAGGAAAAGGAAACGATTATCGGAGAACGGTTACTCCTCTGAGCAAACAAAAAAGAACGGAGAAACATATGGCAGCATGGCAAAGGCTATGATGGATATGGTGGCTGCTTCAAAATCAATTCCTGTTGCAATGGCTAAGAAACAAGAAAGTAAGTTTTCGATAACCAATTGTGTAAAATTGTTGGATGAGATGGAAGGAGTTGAACCTCCTCTCTACTTTGCTGCTTTGGACTTGTTTGAGGATCCAGTCCTGAGGGAGACATTCCTTTCACTTAACAGCAATATTTTAAGGTTAAATTGGGTGCGGGCTAAGTGCTATCATCATCATCGCTTTACCACTAACTTGTGGAAGTGA
- the LOC124925625 gene encoding L10-interacting MYB domain-containing protein-like isoform X1, which produces MLFDGLPFSAGTSNAQMDSESKQERLRTRWTPALDKVFADLVVEQFQEGNRTNTVFDKKTWTRIRDEFNKRTDLNFNNKQLRKHLDVLRMRYDSVKSSFMRNNFVLEDATSVGFDLWDDLGAQPKPGGSTKIKDCPIYEQLCLIFADSGADGKYAQSSHFEDLEKLTANGDSCQENGTPVSKNLPLIKYEPGSTCAVQSIMKIVLDRKRKRLSENGYSSEQTKKNGETYGSMAKAMMDMVAASKSIPVAMAKKQESKFSITNCVKLLDEMEGVEPPLYFAALDLFEDPVLRETFLSLNSNILRLNWVRAKCYHHHRFTTNLWK; this is translated from the exons ATGTTGTTTGATGGTCTGCCTTTCTCAG CAGGCACCTCGAATGCACAAATGGATAGTGAATCCAAGCAAGAGAGACTAAGGACAAGATGGACACCAGCCCTCGATAAAGTATTTGCAGATTTGGTGGTTGAGCAATTTCAAGAGGGCAATAGGACAAACACTGTTTTCGACAAGAAAACATGGACACGCATTCGCGATGAGTTCAATAAGCGCACAGATCTCAATTTCAACAACAAACAGCTAAGGAAACACCTAGATGTCTTGCGTATGCGCTACGACAGTGTGAAGTCTTCCTTCATGAGGAATAACTTTGTTCTGGAGGACGCCACATCTGTTGGTTTTGATTTATGGGATGACCTAGGG GCACAACCAAAGCCGGGGGGTTCAACCAAGATCAAAGACTGTCCTATATATGAGCAGTTATGCTTAATATTTGCAGACTCTGGTGCTGATGGAAAATATGCCCAGTCGAGTCATTTTGAGGATCTGGAAAAATTAACTGCCAATGGAGACTCGTGTCAAGAAAATGGAACCCCTGTTTCAAAAAATCTgcctttaataaaatatgagccagGTAGTACTTGTGCAGTGCAGAGTATTATGAAGATTGTACTGGATAGGAAAAGGAAACGATTATCGGAGAACGGTTACTCCTCTGAGCAAACAAAAAAGAACGGAGAAACATATGGCAGCATGGCAAAGGCTATGATGGATATGGTGGCTGCTTCAAAATCAATTCCTGTTGCAATGGCTAAGAAACAAGAAAGTAAGTTTTCGATAACCAATTGTGTAAAATTGTTGGATGAGATGGAAGGAGTTGAACCTCCTCTCTACTTTGCTGCTTTGGACTTGTTTGAGGATCCAGTCCTGAGGGAGACATTCCTTTCACTTAACAGCAATATTTTAAGGTTAAATTGGGTGCGGGCTAAGTGCTATCATCATCATCGCTTTACCACTAACTTGTGGAAGTGA